A genomic region of Ornithorhynchus anatinus isolate Pmale09 chromosome 7, mOrnAna1.pri.v4, whole genome shotgun sequence contains the following coding sequences:
- the MSC gene encoding musculin: MSTGSSCAPEELPPMALRGLNLGSPPGQDEDEEEEEEEEEEELCALGARSGAKRKRARSGPGGVGKKPPMPKPPPGEGKQSQRNAANARERARMRVLSKAFSRLKTSLPWVPADTKLSKLDTLRLASSYIAHLRQLLQDSPFDGGYVHPVNLTWPFVVSGRPEQDPKDGPASTRLCGTRA; the protein is encoded by the exons atgTCCACGGGCTCCAGCTGCGCCCCGGAGGAGCTGCCCCCCATGGCCCTGCGCGGCCTGAATTTGGGGtcccctcccggcc aggacgaggacgaggaagaagaagaagaagaggaggaggaggagctgtgcGCCCTGGGCGCAAGGAGCGGTGCCAAGAGGAAGAgggcccggtccggcccggggGGCGTGGGCAAGAAGCCCCCCATGCCCAAGCCCCCTCCGGGGGAGGGCAAGCAGTCGCAGAGGAATGCCGCCAACGCCCGGGAGAGGGCCAGGATGCGGGTGCTGAGCAAAGCCTTCTCCAGGCTGAAGACCAGCCTGCCCTGGGTGCCCGCCGACACCAAGCTCTCCAAGCTGGACACGCTGCGCCTCGCCTCCAGCTACATCGCCCACCTCCGCCAGCTCCTGCAGGACTCCCCCTTCGACGGCGGCTACGTGCACCCCGTCAACCTG ACGTGGCCGTTCGTGGTTTCCGGAAGACCCGAGCAGGACCCCAAGGACGGCCCTGCCTCCACTCGACTCTGTGGAACGAGGGCttag